A genomic window from Sphingomonas taxi includes:
- a CDS encoding carbohydrate ABC transporter permease, with amino-acid sequence MAVTRLRTIVSTGAVAVLTALTIAPLAYMVVVSFMPRGESTTLPTPLWPSHWSGENYYELLVRRSIDGAWFDYRIVPALVNSLGIAAVSTLLGLLLTVPAGYAFAKLRFRGRARLLQLLIASLVVPGQVAMLPLFLIFRELGLVNSYAGVILPSLAGIFAILFVRQATLAIPDEMIDAARIDGAGETRIFVSIVLPLLTPIVVTLALFLFLGSWNDFLWPLIVLADQHLYTLPVAIAAIGREHAADGELMMAAAVVTTMPVLLLFLALQRYYLTGLLGGSIKG; translated from the coding sequence ATGGCTGTGACGCGGCTGCGCACGATCGTCTCGACCGGCGCGGTGGCGGTGCTGACCGCGCTCACCATCGCGCCGCTGGCCTATATGGTCGTCGTCTCGTTCATGCCGCGCGGCGAATCGACCACCCTGCCGACGCCGCTGTGGCCGTCGCATTGGTCGGGCGAGAATTATTACGAGCTGCTGGTCCGGCGATCGATCGACGGCGCCTGGTTCGACTATCGCATCGTGCCGGCGCTGGTGAACAGTCTGGGGATCGCGGCGGTCTCGACGCTGCTCGGGCTGTTGCTGACCGTTCCGGCGGGCTATGCCTTCGCCAAGCTGCGCTTCCGCGGGCGAGCGCGACTGCTCCAGCTGCTGATCGCGTCGCTGGTCGTGCCGGGGCAGGTGGCGATGCTGCCCTTGTTCCTGATCTTCAGGGAGCTGGGGCTGGTCAACAGCTATGCCGGCGTGATCCTGCCCAGCCTCGCCGGCATCTTCGCGATCCTGTTCGTTCGTCAGGCGACGCTCGCCATCCCCGACGAGATGATCGACGCGGCGCGGATCGACGGCGCGGGCGAGACGCGGATCTTCGTCAGCATCGTGCTGCCGCTGCTCACTCCGATCGTCGTCACGCTGGCGCTGTTCTTGTTCCTGGGGAGCTGGAACGACTTCCTGTGGCCGCTGATCGTGCTCGCCGACCAGCATCTCTACACCCTGCCGGTGGCGATCGCTGCGATCGGGCGGGAGCATGCCGCGGACGGCGAATTGATGATGGCGGCGGCGGTGGTGACGACGATGCCGGTGCTGCTGCTGTTCCTCGCGCTCCAGCGTTATTATCTGACCGGGCTGCTCGGCGGCAGCATCAAGGGATAG
- a CDS encoding ABC transporter ATP-binding protein codes for MASVEISGLTKGFGGVTVLQPTDLVVEDGEFLVLVGPSGCGKSTLLRMIAGLEDPSGGHVAIDGRDVTHAPPSERGVAMVFQSYALYPQMTVAQNIAFPLKVAGVAKREIAERVAAVAAMLDLSDLLDRRPRALSGGQRQRVSIARAVVRRPRVLLLDEPLSNLDTALRARMRHEFARLHQQLGATMIYVTHDQLEAMTLANRIVVMSEGRVEQVGAPLDVYRRPASLAVAAAIGSPGMNLLPVTIAQAGEDGAAVRLAGGATVRTAAHVPADAVGGAATLGVRPEHLVAAAEGAFAGVVELFERLGPLSFAHLGAQGAIGTIVAQLPGDRAVTLGETLRFDVAAADTHLFAADGRAYPLMLPPSSPVR; via the coding sequence GTGGCCAGCGTCGAAATATCAGGACTGACCAAAGGCTTCGGCGGCGTGACCGTGCTGCAGCCGACCGACCTCGTCGTCGAGGACGGCGAATTCCTCGTGCTGGTCGGCCCGTCGGGATGCGGCAAGTCGACGCTGCTGCGGATGATCGCCGGGCTCGAAGACCCCAGCGGCGGGCACGTCGCGATCGACGGGCGCGACGTCACCCATGCGCCACCGTCCGAACGCGGCGTCGCGATGGTCTTCCAATCCTATGCGCTCTATCCGCAGATGACGGTCGCGCAGAATATCGCCTTTCCGCTGAAGGTCGCCGGCGTCGCCAAGCGCGAGATCGCCGAACGGGTGGCGGCGGTGGCGGCGATGCTCGATCTTTCCGACCTGCTCGACCGGCGCCCCCGCGCGCTGTCCGGCGGCCAGCGCCAGCGCGTGTCGATCGCGCGGGCGGTGGTGCGTCGGCCGCGCGTGCTGTTGCTCGACGAGCCGCTGTCCAACCTCGACACCGCGCTGCGCGCGCGGATGCGGCACGAATTCGCCCGGTTGCACCAGCAGCTCGGTGCGACGATGATCTACGTCACGCACGACCAACTGGAGGCGATGACGCTCGCCAACCGCATCGTCGTGATGAGCGAGGGCCGCGTCGAGCAGGTTGGCGCGCCGCTCGACGTCTATCGCCGCCCCGCCAGCCTGGCCGTCGCCGCGGCGATCGGCTCGCCGGGGATGAACCTGCTGCCGGTGACGATCGCCCAGGCCGGCGAGGACGGCGCCGCGGTTCGTCTGGCGGGGGGCGCCACGGTGCGCACCGCCGCCCACGTCCCCGCCGATGCGGTGGGTGGCGCCGCGACGCTGGGCGTGCGGCCCGAACATCTCGTCGCGGCCGCGGAGGGCGCCTTTGCCGGCGTGGTCGAGCTGTTCGAGCGGCTCGGGCCGCTGTCGTTCGCGCATCTCGGCGCGCAGGGGGCGATCGGCACGATCGTCGCGCAACTGCCCGGGGATCGCGCGGTGACGCTCGGCGAGACGCTGCGCTTCGACGTCGCCGCGGCGGACACGCATCTGTTCGCCGCGGACGGCCGAGCCTATCCCTTGATGCTGCCGCCGAGCAGCCCGGTCAGATAA